A single window of Rhodococcus jostii RHA1 DNA harbors:
- a CDS encoding histidine phosphatase family protein — protein sequence MSGKLILVRHGQTEANVERRLDTRLPGARLTPEGLSQAERLGTDLAAKATTVALVSSQALRARQTARFVELASGIAVQVREGLHEAQAGELEDRSDEESHKLFMKTFHLWHTGELDARVPGGESAHDILERYVPVVDSLREQYLDDPAESGDVVLVSHGAAIRLVAAQLAGVPGLFAANNHLANTQSVELTPLAGGGWECVRWGTVEPPFEHRVIPGADDPMG from the coding sequence GTGAGCGGCAAGCTGATCCTGGTCCGGCACGGGCAGACCGAGGCCAACGTCGAGCGCAGGCTCGACACCCGGCTGCCCGGTGCCCGGCTGACACCCGAAGGGCTCTCCCAGGCCGAACGGCTGGGCACCGACCTCGCCGCGAAGGCGACGACGGTCGCCCTCGTGTCCTCGCAGGCACTGCGCGCCCGGCAGACGGCGCGCTTCGTCGAACTCGCGTCGGGCATCGCCGTTCAGGTACGGGAGGGCCTGCACGAGGCCCAGGCCGGTGAACTCGAGGACCGCAGCGACGAGGAGTCGCACAAGCTGTTCATGAAGACGTTCCACCTGTGGCACACCGGCGAACTGGACGCCCGCGTCCCCGGCGGGGAATCCGCCCACGACATCCTCGAACGGTATGTCCCGGTCGTGGACTCCCTGCGTGAGCAATACCTCGACGACCCGGCGGAATCGGGAGACGTCGTGCTGGTCAGCCACGGCGCCGCCATCCGGCTCGTGGCAGCGCAACTCGCCGGGGTGCCCGGGCTGTTCGCCGCCAACAATCATCTGGCCAACACACAGTCGGTCGAGCTGACACCACTCGCGGGTGGCGGCTGGGAGTGCGTGCGCTGGGGAACCGTCGAGCCACCGTTCGAGCACCGGGTGATCCCCGGCGCCGACGACCCGATGGGGTGA